From one uncultured Paludibacter sp. genomic stretch:
- a CDS encoding Uroporphyrinogen decarboxylase codes for MELKDIVGYSAMILLIISVVPKKLRTIRTINFFASTFFVIYGILLGWEWPLMISNFMVSCIQIYHLFIVKEKNKV; via the coding sequence ATGGAATTAAAAGACATCGTAGGATATTCGGCAATGATATTATTGATTATTTCCGTTGTTCCAAAAAAATTAAGAACTATTAGAACAATAAACTTTTTTGCCAGCACATTTTTTGTTATCTATGGCATTCTATTAGGTTGGGAATGGCCCCTGATGATTTCAAATTTTATGGTGAGTTGTATACAAATATATCACCTTTTTATAGTAAAAGAAAAAAATAAGGTATAA